The nucleotide sequence ATACCTAATGTTAATCTAAAATTTATCGAGAgcctttatttaaaaaatactattttgtaTGATGCAGCTCTGCTGTAGCCTACAACCGATTTGCGCATATAGGTTCCGCGACCTTTTGGCAATCTTCAAACGTTTGGAAATTATTTTTGGTAGGATGGCACCCTCCGTATATCGCAAGGGTACATTGTTGTTCTTTCTGGTTCCATTTGTAGCGTCTTATAAAGGCCATGCAAGCAAACCCTGTATGAACGTGCTTCGAACAATctgaaacaaacaaaaaaataaaaacttttttttgttgaatattaataataatatatctaaataattaaaaatagtaagaatttcattattattaatagaaattgaaaaaaaaaacgtctAATATGaagttaatagttatttatgatattataagtgttaaaagtacaattttaaagcacgcatgtgaaagtttaaaaaaattcgCTTTGCTCAttttgcaattcacatgagtaccttaaaaatgtactttttaacacgtatatcatacaatattttttctacaaacgttataaatttataaaatcaatatttttgtcaattgctgaaaccatgaaacctatgccccgtaaaaggtagaactggttgtctacactcgaggggaatgtctaaaaattcttagcgaaaatattataccgttacataaacttgttttttctacaaacgtgttaaaaatgcaataatacagtttaaattaaattttaaaaaaccatttaaaccacctttttcaaattgcgcaagttgtactattaatattaatgttaataaatgaaatataaatattttgacgtttcacaatttgacaattcacttttaactgcagtgccttaaaatttttaaagcattagtgccttaaagtagcatttttaacgctcctatggagtgctaaaaattccatttttaacacgtttgtagaaaaatagaattattttataaatttaatccATAAATGATAATATTTAAATGGTGATCATGAGTTAAATAAAgggaattaactagttttgatgggaaataagccacaattttactaaaaaaaatgatttttttacccgatttgggcgtcgaaacgttaataaaatcatttttttagtaaaatttttttgtattttgacaacgacacccgattttggcgtcgaaacgttaataaaatcatttttttagtaaaattatagcttatttttcatcaaaactagttaattggaaaaatgctacaagaaaacagcttcagaacaacattaaataaaGGGGAAACAAAATGCGTCATGTGTCACATTTAAACGAGTttatgtgcttaaaatatgaaaaaaatcacCAAAAAATTCAGTTTTTCCGAATTTAGAGTTGTAATGATACAGaaacagtttaatttttttaaagttccatCTCGCTTAGAGACCAGAAAAAATCTCGTCTCGCCCTGTATTAAAGAACGACGCTTCGTTCCCACAATCATTGCGATATAAATTTCAAGTCTGTTTATAATATTGAAAAGCACTTATGAGTATGTGTTTGAATAATCGCAGAGATCGTACcaagaaaagaaaatttattattagtgcttattctattttaattttttttgccaaaacaaacaCTTTAGTTTcatttcataaaaaaataaataataataaacagttACTAATGGAATTATATCATTAATTTGCATTAGTACGAATAGTGAGAAAGATAAAATAAAGGTTGGATGTTGATATTCAGATTTTATGGTAATGTAAATGACATAGAGCTTCCAAATCTAGAGTTTATTTATCTAAGTAATTGCCACATAGTATGTAACGGTCTGAAAATGGCCAACATGACCCTGCtccaaaaaaaaaaggataaatcGTTGTCCATTCACATACAATTGAAATGAAGTGctaaaaatatggaaaaaaaatcaaaaaagaggGTTTGTCGTATTTTGAGCATGTGTTGGTCTGAAAATTGCAAACCTGATTCCGTTACTAGAAATGTcgaaaaaatatatctaaaatagATTACTTATTTATTGACATGTGCTAAAAACATAGGAAAACACCGAAAAATTGTTTTCATCAAAACAtcaaatttttcgaattttaatgaTTTACCTACCGgagagaaaatggcaaatctaacTCGTCGATTCAAAAGAATGCAAAAAATATAcgaaaaataattatataattattaagaAGTGTATTCAGAGTGTTTTTGGGCGTGAAAATCTATATaaatgaattattttagttttttttaaagcaaagggtctttttttttcgaaaaaaaaccttttttccGGTAGGGGACCCCTGGGTCACGtagggagctaaaaatttggttaaaatGGTTTCTAAATATGTAATTTCTAGTGCCCAAAGCCAAATAAGAATCCAGCGGAGTGCAGATTTTATGATCTTATCCCGCTATTGCCTTTGATACTAACTGGAAAACTACAATGTAGAGAGTAATAATTaagtacagtatttctcatgatcatttttcagtgcgtaacaaatgatagaaaaaagggtaagtccgtgataatacacatttatgacatttattctaacgtgacattttagttaaatctgacagttgtcacattttattttcaatttggaataaaaacaaatcaaaagtgtttcttgcatttataaaatggtattttctttgatttgtatagtcttataaattatacagattaaatttgtaatattattatctaattaaaaaaaaattatttttttattatggcgccatctatcgacaactagaataaatgttataaaaatgtcaccgacgaaatgtaatcaccgacttgctttttttttctgtcacatacaatttaatgcgttagaaagaaatcaaaaaactgtgacgcactgaaagatgatcatgagaaatactgtaaaACAGAAAACTCTTTAGACAGAAGCTATAAAAACTAAATTGGGCCAATAGCATTGTATGGCAGTGAACCATGGGTCCtgaagaaacatccaaaaacaaactcgacacattcgaaaggaaactactgaggagaatactaggccTGTGAggaaaaacggaatcttcagaagtcgatactacaatgagctttatcaactttataaggaaacacctctgtcagacttcattagaatacaaagattgcaatgggccggatatgtgataagaatgggagagcatagactaccaaaaagagcactgaacgctagaatgcagggaaagagaccggttggaaagccaagaaagcgctgggaagacagaGTAAACGGAGACGCACAAGCCCTtgtaggagtccgtgtatggagaagagcagccacataCAAACAAGAGTGGAGACAAATACTTAAGGAGgacaaggctcaatttgggctgtagtaccGTAGACGAAGAAGAAAACAGAAAAACTGACAAAATGAGACGCGGTAACGatataaagtaaaaaatttaccaacgtggaatgaagtaaacacttctgttgtacgTAGacatatatgaatttattaaaaaatacttaaaatttatccacgaaggagtggaagtacaaaacgttttcggtcagactgaccatcatcagtgtaaacctgaaaataagtaaaccactaagattaaaaggcaaaagggtgaaattttgactgttgaaaaaattttaagaaaatgcggttacttacgtccagtgtacaagtaattgaaagtagccacttcaataggtataaaaacctctaaaatgcattattgttac is from Diabrotica virgifera virgifera chromosome 9, PGI_DIABVI_V3a and encodes:
- the LOC126878430 gene encoding inducible serine protease inhibitor 2-like, yielding MVYLRVVILVVLLVIGGSLQDNRKYQPPETIAELAARPFLHKDCSKHVHTGFACMAFIRRYKWNQKEQQCTLAIYGGCHPTKNNFQTFEDCQKVAEPICANRL